The following are encoded together in the Glycine soja cultivar W05 chromosome 5, ASM419377v2, whole genome shotgun sequence genome:
- the LOC114412769 gene encoding (S)-2-hydroxy-acid oxidase GLO1-like isoform X2, whose product MKKDMITNVTEYEAIAKEKLPKMVYDFYASGAEDQWTLKENRNAFSRILFQPRILIDVSKIDLTTTVMGFKISMPIMIAPTAMQKMAHPEGELATARAASAAGTIMTLSSTATSSVEEVASTGPGIRFFQLYVLKDRNVVAQVVRRAEKAGFKAITLTVDSPILGRREADIKNRFTLPPNLVLKNFEGLDLGKLNKTSDSFAASYAAELYDRSLNWKDIKWIQTITSLPILLKGVLTPEDTMIAIQAGAAGIIVSNHGARQLDYVPATIMALEEVVKATQGRIPVFLDGGIRRGTDVFKALALGAAGVFIGRPVVFSLAADGEAGVRKVLQMLRDEFELTMALSGCRSLKEITRDHVLTEWDRPRFSPKL is encoded by the exons ATGAAGAAGGATATGATAACTAATGTTACCGAGTATGAGGCAATtgcaaaggaaaaattgccaaaGATGGTTTATGACTTCTATGCATCAGGGGCTGAGGATCAGTGGACTTTGAAAGAGAACCGAAATGCGTTCTCAAGGATTCT GTTCCAGCCGCGTATTCTTATTGATGTAAGCAAGATAGACTTGACTACAACTGTAATGGGCTTCAAAATATCAATGCCTATCATGATTGCTCCAACAGCCATGCAAAAGATGGCTCACCCTGAAG GAGAATTAGCTACTGCTAGAGCAGCATCAGCAGCTGGCACAATCATG ACACTATCCTCAACTGCGACTTCCAGTGTCGAGGAGGTTGCTTCAACAGGTCCCGGCATTCGTTTTTTTCAACTTTAT GTGTTAAAAGACAGAAATGTGGTTGCTCAGGTTGTGAGAAGAGCTGAAAAAGCAGGTTTCAAGGCAATTACCCTTACTGTGGACAGTCCAATTCTTGGTCGTAGGGAGGCTGATATCAAAAACAG ATTTACATTGCCACCAAACCTGGTTTTGAAGAATTTTGAAGGGTTGGATCTTGGAAAGCTGAACAAG ACTAGTGACTCTTTTGCTGCCTCTTATGCTGCTGAACTATATGATCGGTCACTCAACTGGAAG GATATCAAATGGATTCAAACAATCACTTCTTTGCCAATTTTATTAAAGGGTGTACTTACTCCTGAAGATA CAATGATAGCCATACAAGCTGGAGCTGCTGGAATCATTGTTTCCAATCACGGAGCTCGCCAACTTGACTATGTCCCTGCAACTATTATGGCTTTGGAAGAG GTGGTTAAAGCTACACAAGGAAGAATTCCAGTTTTTCTGGATGGCGGAATTCGCCGAGGGACAGATGTTTTTAAAGCACTAGCTCTTGGAGCAGCCGGTGTATTC ATTGGTAGACCTGTGGTGTTCTCATTGGCAGCTGATGGTGAGGCTGGTGTGAGAAAAGTACTTCAAATGCTTCGTGATGAGTTTGAATTAACTATGGCACTAAGTGGTTGTCGTTCACTCAAGGAGATAACTCGTGACCATGTTCTCACAGAGTGGGATCGTCCAAGATTTTCTCCCAAGTTATAA
- the LOC114412769 gene encoding (S)-2-hydroxy-acid oxidase GLO1-like isoform X1 has protein sequence MKKDMITNVTEYEAIAKEKLPKMVYDFYASGAEDQWTLKENRNAFSRILFQPRILIDVSKIDLTTTVMGFKISMPIMIAPTAMQKMAHPEGELATARAASAAGTIMTLSSTATSSVEEVASTGPGIRFFQLYVLKDRNVVAQVVRRAEKAGFKAITLTVDSPILGRREADIKNRFTLPPNLVLKNFEGLDLGKLNKITFQTSDSFAASYAAELYDRSLNWKDIKWIQTITSLPILLKGVLTPEDTMIAIQAGAAGIIVSNHGARQLDYVPATIMALEEVVKATQGRIPVFLDGGIRRGTDVFKALALGAAGVFIGRPVVFSLAADGEAGVRKVLQMLRDEFELTMALSGCRSLKEITRDHVLTEWDRPRFSPKL, from the exons ATGAAGAAGGATATGATAACTAATGTTACCGAGTATGAGGCAATtgcaaaggaaaaattgccaaaGATGGTTTATGACTTCTATGCATCAGGGGCTGAGGATCAGTGGACTTTGAAAGAGAACCGAAATGCGTTCTCAAGGATTCT GTTCCAGCCGCGTATTCTTATTGATGTAAGCAAGATAGACTTGACTACAACTGTAATGGGCTTCAAAATATCAATGCCTATCATGATTGCTCCAACAGCCATGCAAAAGATGGCTCACCCTGAAG GAGAATTAGCTACTGCTAGAGCAGCATCAGCAGCTGGCACAATCATG ACACTATCCTCAACTGCGACTTCCAGTGTCGAGGAGGTTGCTTCAACAGGTCCCGGCATTCGTTTTTTTCAACTTTAT GTGTTAAAAGACAGAAATGTGGTTGCTCAGGTTGTGAGAAGAGCTGAAAAAGCAGGTTTCAAGGCAATTACCCTTACTGTGGACAGTCCAATTCTTGGTCGTAGGGAGGCTGATATCAAAAACAG ATTTACATTGCCACCAAACCTGGTTTTGAAGAATTTTGAAGGGTTGGATCTTGGAAAGCTGAACAAG ATTACATTCCAGACTAGTGACTCTTTTGCTGCCTCTTATGCTGCTGAACTATATGATCGGTCACTCAACTGGAAG GATATCAAATGGATTCAAACAATCACTTCTTTGCCAATTTTATTAAAGGGTGTACTTACTCCTGAAGATA CAATGATAGCCATACAAGCTGGAGCTGCTGGAATCATTGTTTCCAATCACGGAGCTCGCCAACTTGACTATGTCCCTGCAACTATTATGGCTTTGGAAGAG GTGGTTAAAGCTACACAAGGAAGAATTCCAGTTTTTCTGGATGGCGGAATTCGCCGAGGGACAGATGTTTTTAAAGCACTAGCTCTTGGAGCAGCCGGTGTATTC ATTGGTAGACCTGTGGTGTTCTCATTGGCAGCTGATGGTGAGGCTGGTGTGAGAAAAGTACTTCAAATGCTTCGTGATGAGTTTGAATTAACTATGGCACTAAGTGGTTGTCGTTCACTCAAGGAGATAACTCGTGACCATGTTCTCACAGAGTGGGATCGTCCAAGATTTTCTCCCAAGTTATAA
- the LOC114412769 gene encoding (S)-2-hydroxy-acid oxidase GLO1-like isoform X3: MGFKISMPIMIAPTAMQKMAHPEGELATARAASAAGTIMTLSSTATSSVEEVASTGPGIRFFQLYVLKDRNVVAQVVRRAEKAGFKAITLTVDSPILGRREADIKNRFTLPPNLVLKNFEGLDLGKLNKITFQTSDSFAASYAAELYDRSLNWKDIKWIQTITSLPILLKGVLTPEDTMIAIQAGAAGIIVSNHGARQLDYVPATIMALEEVVKATQGRIPVFLDGGIRRGTDVFKALALGAAGVFIGRPVVFSLAADGEAGVRKVLQMLRDEFELTMALSGCRSLKEITRDHVLTEWDRPRFSPKL, encoded by the exons ATGGGCTTCAAAATATCAATGCCTATCATGATTGCTCCAACAGCCATGCAAAAGATGGCTCACCCTGAAG GAGAATTAGCTACTGCTAGAGCAGCATCAGCAGCTGGCACAATCATG ACACTATCCTCAACTGCGACTTCCAGTGTCGAGGAGGTTGCTTCAACAGGTCCCGGCATTCGTTTTTTTCAACTTTAT GTGTTAAAAGACAGAAATGTGGTTGCTCAGGTTGTGAGAAGAGCTGAAAAAGCAGGTTTCAAGGCAATTACCCTTACTGTGGACAGTCCAATTCTTGGTCGTAGGGAGGCTGATATCAAAAACAG ATTTACATTGCCACCAAACCTGGTTTTGAAGAATTTTGAAGGGTTGGATCTTGGAAAGCTGAACAAG ATTACATTCCAGACTAGTGACTCTTTTGCTGCCTCTTATGCTGCTGAACTATATGATCGGTCACTCAACTGGAAG GATATCAAATGGATTCAAACAATCACTTCTTTGCCAATTTTATTAAAGGGTGTACTTACTCCTGAAGATA CAATGATAGCCATACAAGCTGGAGCTGCTGGAATCATTGTTTCCAATCACGGAGCTCGCCAACTTGACTATGTCCCTGCAACTATTATGGCTTTGGAAGAG GTGGTTAAAGCTACACAAGGAAGAATTCCAGTTTTTCTGGATGGCGGAATTCGCCGAGGGACAGATGTTTTTAAAGCACTAGCTCTTGGAGCAGCCGGTGTATTC ATTGGTAGACCTGTGGTGTTCTCATTGGCAGCTGATGGTGAGGCTGGTGTGAGAAAAGTACTTCAAATGCTTCGTGATGAGTTTGAATTAACTATGGCACTAAGTGGTTGTCGTTCACTCAAGGAGATAACTCGTGACCATGTTCTCACAGAGTGGGATCGTCCAAGATTTTCTCCCAAGTTATAA